The genome window AGAAGTAGCTGAAGATGAGATCAGACACTTTTGTATGATAGAAAATTTGCTCTTAAAGTGTGGCGGTAGATACGGCGAGCTAAGTGTGCATGATGGGCTTTTTATCGCACTCCAAAAGACTTCAAGTAGTCTAACTAGTCGTATGGCGCTACTGCCAAGATATATGGAGGCAAATGGGCTTGATGCAAATGCTCATATTATAAAAAGGCTTGAAGGTGAAGGTGGAAATGAAGAGCTGATAGAGTGCCTAAAAGTAATCTTGAAGGAGGAAGTCTCTCATGTTTATAAAGGCGATAAGTGGTTTAAATTTGCTTGTAAAAAAGAGGGCATTGATGAAAATAGCTACTTTGACATTATCTTAAGTTTGTATCCAAATTCATTTAAAAATGTTAGAGAGATCAATGAGCAAGATCGCTTAAAAGCTGGATTTAGTAAAAAAGAGCTTTGCTTGATAAAGAATTTCTCAAAGGAGAGATAGTGAGTAAAATTTATTTCATAAGACATTCAAAAGCGGTTGATGAGAATAAGGATGGAGCAAAAGATGCCTTAAGAGAGCTTAGTCAAAAAGGCAAAGAGGACGCTAAATTTATGGCAAATAGGCTAAAAATGTATGATGTGATGCCAGGAGTCATCTTTTCAAGCAGTGCTAAAAGGTGCGAGCAAACAGCAAAGATTATTGCTAAAACTTTAAAATTTAAAGAAGAGATCAATCTTATAGATGAGCTTTATGATATAAGTTTTGAAGATCTTTTAAAATTTGTTAAAAATATAAATGAGAGTTTGGATGAAATTTTTATCATCACGCACAATCCAAGTATAACTGAAATTTGTGAGTATTTAAGCGATTCGTCAATAGATAATATCCCAACTTCTGGAATATTTTGCGTTGAGTTTGGATGTAAATTTAGTGAGTTGAAAGAGGGCGGCACAAAAGCATTATTTTTTGACCACCCCAAAAAACATCAAAGATAATTTAACACTTTAGTTTTTATCTTTAAAAATTTCGTTATATGAAGTAAAAATTTGCTCGCTTAGATCTTCTATTTTTTTAGACTTATCAACAAAATAATTTAAATTTTGTTCATTATAGCCAGAGGCTGACTTCTCGAGCAAGAGTTTGATTTCATTATTTAGCGACGTTGTAAGTTCTTTTGACTTATCAAAATTTTTATTTTGCTTGTGTTCGCTTATACTCTCGTTCTCATACCAATCTAGCAGACTTTGCGCTAAATCACGTATTTCCTCGCTGTATCCTTGCTCGTTTATAAGGTCAGAGTACACTTTAGTTTTGTAGACAATTTGCGAAATTTTTGCGATTATGGCAAAGGTTTTA of Campylobacter concisus contains these proteins:
- a CDS encoding SixA phosphatase family protein gives rise to the protein MSKIYFIRHSKAVDENKDGAKDALRELSQKGKEDAKFMANRLKMYDVMPGVIFSSSAKRCEQTAKIIAKTLKFKEEINLIDELYDISFEDLLKFVKNINESLDEIFIITHNPSITEICEYLSDSSIDNIPTSGIFCVEFGCKFSELKEGGTKALFFDHPKKHQR
- a CDS encoding ferritin-like domain-containing protein, which gives rise to MNFFDEIWEILNEDEIGLKFLKFELFYEKFKRDFNINFYESSKPNELITPSYAKFCEVVSMKELNKKVKPKDKNLNFIHSVAHIEFSAIDIALDACYRFRNLPREFYEDWLEVAEDEIRHFCMIENLLLKCGGRYGELSVHDGLFIALQKTSSSLTSRMALLPRYMEANGLDANAHIIKRLEGEGGNEELIECLKVILKEEVSHVYKGDKWFKFACKKEGIDENSYFDIILSLYPNSFKNVREINEQDRLKAGFSKKELCLIKNFSKER